Proteins encoded in a region of the Deltaproteobacteria bacterium genome:
- a CDS encoding RNA-binding protein translates to MATKLFVGNLSFNTTSADLESLFSQAGAVTSANVITDKFTGRSRGFGFVEMTNTQDAQAAIERFNGAEVQGRALTVNEAKPQERTGGGGGRPFGGGGGRGREGGGGGGGGWNKSGGGGGGGGGRDRRW, encoded by the coding sequence GTGGCGACGAAGTTATTTGTGGGCAATTTGTCATTCAACACAACAAGCGCCGATCTGGAATCGCTGTTCAGTCAGGCAGGCGCGGTCACGTCAGCAAATGTCATTACCGACAAGTTCACCGGACGTTCTCGGGGTTTTGGCTTTGTCGAGATGACCAATACCCAAGATGCCCAAGCGGCAATTGAACGGTTTAATGGTGCCGAAGTGCAAGGGCGCGCGCTGACCGTAAACGAAGCCAAGCCGCAGGAACGCACAGGCGGTGGCGGTGGCCGCCCGTTTGGCGGTGGCGGTGGCCGCGGCAGAGAGGGCGGCGGCGGCGGTGGCGGCGGCTGGAACAAGTCGGGTGGCGGCGGTGGTGGCGGCGGCGGTCGAGATCGCCGTTGGTAG
- the gloA gene encoding lactoylglutathione lyase, which yields MQLLHTMIRVGNMDESLNFYCEKLGMKLLRKQDYPGGKFTLAFVGYGEEKNNTVIELTHNWDTASYELGSGFGHLAIGVGDIYKVCADLKTKGVKVVREPGPMMHGGAVIAFVEDPNGYRVELIDLSGPRG from the coding sequence ATGCAACTGTTGCACACCATGATTCGGGTTGGGAATATGGACGAGTCGCTTAATTTCTATTGCGAAAAGCTCGGCATGAAACTGCTGCGCAAACAGGATTATCCGGGCGGCAAGTTCACGCTTGCGTTCGTCGGCTATGGCGAAGAAAAGAACAACACCGTGATCGAACTCACCCACAACTGGGACACCGCGAGCTACGAGCTTGGCAGCGGATTCGGTCATCTCGCCATCGGAGTTGGTGACATCTACAAGGTCTGTGCCGACCTCAAAACCAAAGGCGTCAAAGTCGTACGCGAACCGGGTCCCATGATGCATGGCGGCGCGGTGATCGCTTTCGTGGAAGATCCCAACGGCTATCGGGTCGAGCTGATCGACCTCAGCGGTCCGCGCGGCTAA